The following are from one region of the Candidatus Palauibacter scopulicola genome:
- a CDS encoding VirB8/TrbF family protein has translation AEALAYEAATAQADPLDPTTKYFLNRFVHDFHSRRRATVQEQWTRSLRFLSTDLANAAFQRDGAEVAATAAGTAGTEIEVEQVVLRIHPAPAPPHGATADFDLVHLRGEQELRRERWSLTLRFEFLDSIPNELVVHNPMGLLVTYMRADRALVSGGEER, from the coding sequence GCCGAGGCGCTGGCCTACGAGGCCGCGACCGCGCAGGCCGATCCGCTCGATCCCACGACAAAATATTTCCTCAACCGGTTCGTCCACGACTTCCACTCGCGCAGACGCGCGACGGTCCAGGAGCAATGGACGCGGAGCCTCCGGTTCCTGAGCACGGACCTCGCGAACGCCGCCTTCCAGAGGGACGGCGCCGAGGTGGCGGCCACGGCGGCCGGGACCGCCGGGACCGAAATCGAAGTCGAACAGGTCGTGCTCCGCATCCATCCCGCGCCCGCGCCGCCGCACGGCGCGACGGCCGACTTCGACCTCGTGCATCTGAGGGGCGAGCAGGAGCTGCGGCGCGAACGCTGGTCGCTCACGCTCCGGTTCGAGTTCCTCGACTCGATCCCCAACGAACTCGTCGTCCATAACCCGATGGGGCTCCTCGTCACCTACATGCGGGCCGACCGGGCGCTCGTCAGCGGCGGGGAGGAGCGATGA